GGCCGAACCTGCGAGATCGCATGGAACAGAAAATGTTACGGCGGCGCGAATGAAAGGCGGGAGTTTTAAACCTTGTTCACCCAGGTATTTGAGAATCAAGTTGCCTCCAAGACTAAACCCCACTAAGGAAACGGCGTCATAGCGGTCTGATCTCGCCATGTGCTCCACAATCGTTTCGAGATCTTCCGTCATACCACTATGATAAAACCAAGGCTTTCGGTTGGGTTCTCCGCTGCATCCACGGAGATTGACGGCGCAGGCGTCCCAACCCGCCTCCTGAACGGCTCGAACCATACCCAAAACATAAGGGCGGCGGGAATGTCCTTCCAGCCCGTGCACAATCACCGCAACGCGCCGAAATCCTCGGCAAGACCAATCCAGATCGATGAAATCTCCGTCCGGAGTGTTCAGGCGTTCCCGTCGATAGGTGACTCCACGTACAAAGCGTAAACCGTTGACCACAATCATCTGCACATGAGGGTTTCGAAAAAACCGAGGCGCCGCATAGGAGCAAGGTTGCACCATAAATTCTTCCTTGTGAGCAGGCCAAGTCATTTTGCATCAAACAAGCCGTTTCCATACACCATAAGCCTTGGAAAACTCAAGAAACAGAGGCGTTTTGCCCTAAAGACGCGGAGGCTTCTCTTGACTTTCACCTAAAATTCACTCTAGGATAAAGCGTCAAAGCAGGTTTCAAGGAAAAGGAGAAAGCCCATGCAGCTGACACCGGCACAGAAAAGGGTCCACGACTTTTTGCAGACCTATATGGCTATACATGGTCATGCCCCATCCTATGAAGAAATTCGTAAGCATTTAGGGTTTCGGTCTTTAAACGCAGTCTATAAGCACGTGAAGCAGTTGGAAGAACGCGGTGTGGTGCGAAGTTTGGGCAAAAACCGTAAGCGCGCTTTGGAACTCGTGGAACTGAGGAGCGGGGGAAAGACCATTCCCTTTTTGGGCATTGTGGCCGCGGGCACGCCCATTGAAGCCGTAGAGGTCCCGGAAACTGTGGATGTGCCGGAAAGCCTGTTGGCGGGAGGGGAACATTTCGCGCTAAAGGTTCGAGGCCATTCCATGATTGAGGAGGGCATTCGAGAAGGGGATATTCTTATCGTCAAAAAGCAGCCTACC
The DNA window shown above is from Desulfosoma sp. and carries:
- a CDS encoding alpha/beta fold hydrolase, whose amino-acid sequence is MVQPCSYAAPRFFRNPHVQMIVVNGLRFVRGVTYRRERLNTPDGDFIDLDWSCRGFRRVAVIVHGLEGHSRRPYVLGMVRAVQEAGWDACAVNLRGCSGEPNRKPWFYHSGMTEDLETIVEHMARSDRYDAVSLVGFSLGGNLILKYLGEQGLKLPPFIRAAVTFSVPCDLAGSARKISEPQNRFYLKRFLKMLCKKIQAKAALFPDRLHPQECSRIRTLEDFDHLYTAPLHGFQDARDYYARASCLPFLEQITIPTLLVNALDDPFLSTTCFPYREAYRNPYLFLETPSYGSHVGFGDFVGRLAVWSEKRAVTFLQDQSLP
- the lexA gene encoding transcriptional repressor LexA, whose protein sequence is MQLTPAQKRVHDFLQTYMAIHGHAPSYEEIRKHLGFRSLNAVYKHVKQLEERGVVRSLGKNRKRALELVELRSGGKTIPFLGIVAAGTPIEAVEVPETVDVPESLLAGGEHFALKVRGHSMIEEGIREGDILIVKKQPTAENGQTVVALVHGEATVKRFFLQGSLVELRPANSAMASMVVPADVVEILGVVVGLVRHYRHRLGL